ATCGTCCGCACGATGTCGAACACCTTCAGCGTCGCGATGGAGATCGTCGTCAGCACGACCACCAGTGAGCCGCGGATGCCGGGGATGGTGACGTTGGTGAACCGCTGCCACGGGTTGGTCCCGTCGAGCTGCGCGGCTTCGATCTGCTCGGCGGGGATGCCTTTGATCGCGGCGCTCAGGACGACCATCGCGAAACCGGTCTGGATCCAGATCATCACGACGATGAGGAGGAACGTGTTGAGCGGATCGGTCTGGAGCCACTGCACGGGCTCGCCGCCGAGACCGGTCACGATCGCGTTGAGCAGACCGATCTGCTCGCGCTCGCCGGCGCGGTACTCGTAGACGAAGCGCCAGATGATGCCCGCACCGACGAACGAGATCGCCATCGGCATGAACACCAGAGCCTTGTAGTAGCGCTCACCGCGCGACTTGTCGATGAAGACCGCGTACGCCAGCCCCAGGGCGGTGGCGAGGGTGGGGACAAGCAGCACCCAGACGACGGTGTTGATGAGAGTCCGGATGGCGGCGGGCTGGGTGAACATCCAGATGAAGTTGTCCCAGCTGAAGTTGCCGCTGTTGTCGAGGAAGGCCAGTCCCGTGGTGCGGATCGCCGGCCAGATCAGGCCGATGGCCAGAAGGATGATGGCGGGGGCGAGGAAGCCGACGAGCTGCCAGTAGTCTCGGCCCTTCTTCGGAGCCCGGTCGATGAAGAAGACCAACAGGCCCACGATGGCGGCGAACACGGCAAGCCCCATCACGACCTGGAGGATCTTCCCCAGAAGATCGGCGGTGGTCATCGATCACGATCCCTTCTTCGTCGTTGAAGTGCGGAGGACGCGGTGCCGCGTCATCCTTCGTTCGGAGTGGTCGGGGGCGGGGCGAACCGTGCCCC
The Microbacterium sp. SLBN-154 DNA segment above includes these coding regions:
- a CDS encoding carbohydrate ABC transporter permease, with amino-acid sequence MTTADLLGKILQVVMGLAVFAAIVGLLVFFIDRAPKKGRDYWQLVGFLAPAIILLAIGLIWPAIRTTGLAFLDNSGNFSWDNFIWMFTQPAAIRTLINTVVWVLLVPTLATALGLAYAVFIDKSRGERYYKALVFMPMAISFVGAGIIWRFVYEYRAGEREQIGLLNAIVTGLGGEPVQWLQTDPLNTFLLIVVMIWIQTGFAMVVLSAAIKGIPAEQIEAAQLDGTNPWQRFTNVTIPGIRGSLVVVLTTISIATLKVFDIVRTMTAGNFNTSVVANEMYTQAFRASEVGRGSALAVILFLLVLPIVIYNVNVLRKQREIR